The Enterococcus rotai genome includes a window with the following:
- a CDS encoding response regulator transcription factor: MKKVLVVDDEPSIVTLLTFNLEKDGYEVMSAVDGAVGYELALTNQFDFIILDVMLPNMDGLEITKSLRREKIDTPILILTAKDDQVDKIIGLEIGADDYLTKPFSPREVLARMKAIFRRLKPVSNKTEEFNETVKAPLVLGDIHVDEQNYEVTVRSKKIELTPKEFELLVYFIKRKDRVIDRDTLLDRIWNYDFAGQSRIVDVHISHLRDKIEIDPKRPAYLVTVRGFGYRFQEPKK; the protein is encoded by the coding sequence ATGAAAAAAGTACTCGTTGTCGATGATGAACCGTCGATTGTAACATTATTGACTTTTAATTTAGAAAAAGACGGCTATGAAGTGATGTCCGCTGTTGATGGTGCCGTCGGTTATGAATTAGCGTTAACCAATCAATTTGATTTTATTATTTTAGATGTGATGTTGCCAAATATGGATGGTTTAGAAATTACAAAGTCCTTGCGCCGCGAAAAAATCGACACCCCCATCTTAATATTGACTGCAAAAGATGATCAAGTTGATAAAATCATCGGCTTAGAAATCGGAGCAGATGACTATTTAACAAAACCCTTTAGTCCTAGAGAAGTACTAGCCAGGATGAAAGCTATCTTTCGCCGCTTAAAACCAGTCTCAAACAAAACAGAAGAGTTCAATGAAACAGTTAAAGCGCCTTTAGTATTAGGCGATATTCATGTAGACGAACAAAATTATGAGGTGACCGTTCGAAGCAAAAAAATCGAGCTAACACCAAAAGAATTTGAGTTACTCGTTTACTTTATCAAGCGCAAAGACCGTGTGATCGATCGTGATACTTTATTAGATCGAATTTGGAACTATGACTTTGCTGGTCAGAGCCGTATCGTAGATGTTCATATTAGCCATTTAAGAGATAAAATCGAGATCGACCCTAAAAGACCAGCATACTTGGTTACAGTCAGAGGATTTGGTTATCGATTCCAGGAGCCTAAAAAATGA
- a CDS encoding DUF523 domain-containing protein translates to MIGISACLGGICCRYDGQAKEIVALKKLVEDQKAILVCPEVLGGLPIPREPAEIIGGDGFDVWNGQAKVLTNTGADVTDLFKHGAIMAYQKLIEKEVTTIILKENSPSCGGKSIYDGTFSGNHRSGPGVATSYFISKGLEVISENDWQTVLDREERKCQKTKY, encoded by the coding sequence ATGATTGGGATTAGTGCGTGTCTTGGTGGTATTTGTTGTCGTTATGATGGGCAAGCAAAAGAGATTGTGGCCTTAAAAAAGTTAGTAGAAGATCAAAAAGCAATCCTTGTTTGTCCTGAAGTATTAGGTGGATTGCCAATTCCTAGAGAACCAGCTGAAATCATAGGTGGAGACGGTTTCGATGTTTGGAATGGTCAAGCGAAAGTTCTTACAAACACGGGAGCAGATGTGACTGACCTATTTAAACACGGGGCAATCATGGCCTATCAAAAACTAATTGAAAAAGAAGTTACAACGATCATTTTAAAAGAAAATAGTCCTTCCTGTGGAGGAAAAAGTATTTATGATGGTACATTTTCTGGAAATCATCGAAGTGGACCTGGCGTTGCAACGTCTTATTTTATTTCAAAAGGACTTGAGGTTATTTCAGAAAATGACTGGCAAACAGTGCTTGATCGTGAGGAAAGAAAATGTCAGAAAACGAAGTATTAA
- a CDS encoding NUDIX hydrolase encodes MSENEVLKIFDENYRQIGTETRQRIHLYGLWHETFHCWFYTITDNELTVYFQKRSSTKKDFPNQLDITAAGHLLAQETVIDGFREVKEELGIDVPIEKAHFLGVFPVKINLGHFIDNEFTNVYLIEQEISLGEFQLQEEEVESLFSVPLKMLKKLLNDPSAKATLTGYHQKNNQQEVIEECFSKKDFCANAQSYYDRLIESFEKILENQIRTID; translated from the coding sequence ATGTCAGAAAACGAAGTATTAAAGATTTTCGATGAAAACTATCGACAAATTGGCACGGAAACAAGGCAACGAATCCACTTATACGGTCTTTGGCATGAAACATTTCATTGTTGGTTTTATACAATAACAGATAATGAGCTTACGGTTTATTTTCAAAAACGTTCATCGACAAAGAAAGACTTCCCTAACCAACTGGATATCACAGCTGCTGGACATTTATTAGCACAAGAGACGGTCATCGATGGTTTTAGAGAAGTCAAAGAAGAATTAGGAATAGATGTTCCCATTGAAAAAGCCCATTTTCTTGGAGTATTTCCTGTGAAAATCAATTTAGGGCATTTTATTGATAATGAATTTACTAATGTCTATTTGATTGAACAAGAAATTTCTTTAGGAGAATTTCAATTACAAGAAGAAGAAGTGGAAAGTTTGTTTTCTGTCCCTTTGAAGATGTTAAAGAAATTACTCAATGATCCTAGTGCTAAAGCAACTTTAACAGGTTATCATCAAAAAAATAATCAACAAGAAGTGATTGAAGAATGTTTTTCTAAAAAGGACTTTTGTGCCAACGCGCAAAGTTATTATGATCGATTAATAGAATCTTTTGAAAAAATCCTGGAAAATCAAATAAGAACTATTGACTAA
- a CDS encoding putative DNA-binding protein, with translation MEIEKTNRMNALFEFYSTLLTEKQMNYMEMYYADDFSLGEIAEEYEISRQAVYDNIKRTEKILEEYERKLHLFSDYVVRGELLDTLKNYVKETYPKDTTIAHYIEQIQEVEE, from the coding sequence ATGGAAATTGAAAAAACCAATCGAATGAACGCGTTGTTTGAATTTTACTCCACTTTGTTGACAGAAAAACAAATGAATTATATGGAGATGTACTATGCCGATGATTTTTCATTAGGGGAAATTGCTGAAGAATATGAGATCAGCCGTCAAGCAGTGTACGATAATATTAAACGAACGGAAAAAATTTTAGAAGAATATGAAAGAAAACTTCATCTTTTTTCTGATTACGTGGTACGTGGTGAATTGCTGGACACATTAAAAAACTACGTGAAAGAAACCTATCCGAAAGATACAACGATCGCCCATTATATAGAACAAATACAAGAAGTAGAGGAATGA
- the ffh gene encoding signal recognition particle protein yields the protein MAFESLTDRLQQAMSKLRRKGKVSEADVKEMMREIRLALLEADVNLKVVKDFTKRVRERAVGVEVLESLSPAQQIVKIVDEELTATLGTETVGLNKSERIPTVIMMVGLQGAGKTTFGGKLANHLIKTENARPLMIAADVYRPAAIDQLKVLGQQLDVPVFDMGTDTSPVEIVRQGMALAKEKKNDYVLIDTAGRLHIDETLMDELKQIKEIAQPDDILLVVDAMTGQDAVNVADSFNQQLGITGVVITKLDGDTRGGAALSIRSVTGAPIKFIGSGEKLTDLEIFHPDRMSSRILGMGDMLTLIEKAQQDYDEKKAEELAVKMKENSFDFNDFIEQLDQVMGMGPIEDLLKMIPGMNNMPGLENVKVDPKDVARKKAMVLSMTPAERENPDLLNPSRRRRIAAGSGNNVVEVNRMIKQFKESKKMMQQMSKGNMDIPGMDQMLGGGIKGKLGKMAMNRMVKKNKKKKKKKK from the coding sequence ATGGCTTTTGAAAGTTTAACAGACCGCCTGCAACAGGCAATGAGCAAATTACGTCGTAAAGGAAAAGTATCTGAAGCTGACGTAAAAGAAATGATGAGAGAAATTCGTTTGGCTTTGTTGGAAGCCGATGTAAATTTAAAAGTAGTTAAAGATTTCACGAAACGTGTACGTGAACGCGCAGTTGGAGTAGAAGTTTTAGAAAGTTTATCACCAGCACAACAAATCGTCAAAATCGTGGATGAAGAATTAACAGCGACATTAGGGACAGAAACAGTTGGCTTAAACAAATCAGAGCGGATCCCAACAGTGATCATGATGGTTGGCTTGCAAGGAGCTGGTAAAACGACTTTTGGCGGTAAACTAGCCAATCACTTAATCAAAACTGAAAATGCGCGTCCTTTAATGATTGCGGCCGATGTCTATCGTCCAGCAGCAATCGATCAATTGAAAGTACTTGGTCAACAATTAGATGTTCCAGTTTTCGACATGGGAACAGACACAAGCCCGGTTGAAATTGTACGTCAAGGGATGGCGTTAGCCAAAGAAAAGAAAAATGATTATGTTTTGATTGATACGGCAGGTCGTTTGCATATTGACGAAACATTGATGGACGAATTAAAACAAATCAAAGAAATTGCCCAACCAGATGATATCTTGCTTGTTGTTGATGCAATGACTGGGCAAGATGCAGTGAATGTTGCAGATAGCTTCAATCAACAATTAGGCATCACAGGTGTTGTCATCACAAAACTTGATGGAGACACACGTGGTGGTGCAGCACTATCAATCCGTTCGGTTACCGGTGCGCCAATCAAATTTATCGGTTCTGGTGAAAAACTGACTGATTTAGAAATTTTCCATCCAGATCGGATGTCTAGCCGTATTTTAGGTATGGGTGATATGTTAACACTGATCGAAAAAGCCCAACAAGATTATGATGAGAAAAAAGCTGAAGAACTTGCTGTAAAAATGAAGGAAAACAGCTTTGACTTCAATGATTTTATTGAACAATTAGATCAAGTGATGGGCATGGGACCAATCGAGGATCTATTGAAGATGATCCCTGGTATGAATAATATGCCTGGTTTAGAAAATGTTAAAGTCGATCCAAAAGATGTTGCTCGTAAAAAAGCCATGGTGCTTTCAATGACACCAGCTGAGCGAGAAAATCCAGACTTGCTAAATCCAAGTCGCCGCCGTCGGATCGCTGCTGGTTCAGGTAATAACGTAGTTGAAGTGAATCGTATGATCAAACAATTTAAAGAATCTAAAAAAATGATGCAACAAATGTCCAAAGGAAATATGGATATTCCAGGTATGGATCAAATGCTTGGTGGAGGCATCAAAGGGAAACTAGGAAAAATGGCCATGAACCGTATGGTGAAGAAAAACAAGAAGAAGAAAAAGAAGAAAAAATAA
- a CDS encoding ABC transporter permease has translation MNKQLMTILKKRYGLALLITSLCIILFYGYNGVSDVKRWHEMNAYFDSEEYIKDLQQLSEDDSPRYSGLSLGERQALDKKEGLSLFYQTTSYDEHGKLISVSDQPYFSAYFNENPILLIAVLATAGFLMFFTDLKTAFNEFLFSLGVSKRRIYFSKFALVSLPLLSSVLLAKIVFVGIITTGIPTEYVNIGLPTLAANVLASWTTCILYFSLSAFIGLVTGNMILGPLTVFGFCASLEFFITGVLNAWYYFTNATIDRYITNKFFVYTVSKESISALPIILALTISVLLFIFGSFLFPKLTLEKKGNYLLFDKLKVPVVIAMTLYVPMVLVFSSGVYFGEEVSSPIPSLLTYCILTALIGSYLVFRKEINEWINLKRQLNRNSSISS, from the coding sequence ATGAATAAACAATTAATGACTATTTTAAAAAAGCGTTATGGACTTGCTCTACTTATTACAAGTCTTTGTATTATCTTATTTTATGGTTATAACGGAGTCAGTGACGTCAAGCGTTGGCATGAAATGAATGCCTATTTCGATTCTGAAGAGTACATCAAAGATTTGCAACAACTATCAGAAGATGATTCGCCTAGATATAGCGGCTTATCACTTGGTGAACGACAAGCATTAGATAAAAAAGAAGGTTTAAGTTTATTTTATCAGACAACTTCCTACGATGAACACGGAAAACTCATTTCGGTTTCTGATCAACCTTACTTTTCCGCCTATTTCAATGAGAATCCAATTCTTCTGATTGCAGTGTTAGCAACAGCTGGCTTTCTGATGTTTTTCACTGATCTAAAAACAGCTTTCAATGAGTTTTTATTTTCCTTAGGTGTTTCTAAACGTAGAATTTATTTCTCGAAGTTTGCTCTTGTTTCACTCCCATTATTAAGTAGTGTTCTTTTGGCAAAAATAGTATTTGTTGGGATTATTACAACAGGTATTCCTACTGAGTATGTCAATATTGGGTTGCCGACTTTAGCTGCAAATGTTTTGGCTAGTTGGACAACCTGTATTCTTTATTTCTCCCTTTCTGCATTTATTGGCTTGGTAACAGGAAATATGATTTTAGGACCGCTGACAGTCTTTGGATTCTGTGCGTCATTAGAATTCTTTATTACTGGCGTCCTAAACGCATGGTACTATTTTACCAACGCAACAATTGATCGCTATATTACCAATAAATTTTTTGTTTACACTGTAAGTAAAGAATCAATTTCAGCCCTTCCAATTATCTTAGCCCTGACTATATCAGTTTTGCTATTCATTTTTGGCTCATTTCTGTTTCCAAAACTTACATTGGAGAAAAAAGGCAACTATTTACTATTTGATAAGCTAAAGGTGCCGGTCGTTATCGCTATGACACTTTATGTGCCGATGGTTCTCGTTTTTAGCAGTGGGGTCTATTTTGGCGAAGAAGTTAGTTCTCCTATTCCAAGTTTACTGACTTATTGTATTTTAACGGCTTTGATTGGTAGCTATCTTGTTTTTAGAAAAGAAATCAATGAGTGGATCAATCTAAAACGACAGCTAAATCGTAATAGCAGTATTAGTTCATAG
- a CDS encoding ATP-binding cassette domain-containing protein, which yields MKIENLEKTIDHRVILKDINLTFYQGEITGLIGQNGSGKTTFFRTLSGHYELDTGKIMIDQEDIQKNKLLKQKIFYIDEQYNFLSGYTLNKLLVFYQNAYASFNKEKYLTLTKKNNLNPNLKYRSMSKGMQGLYKMILAICSNAEYLLLDEPLDGLDFIVKKNVLGLLLDAVSENSRSIIISSHNLNELESIIDRALILKSNQIQLDYHLETLREHARKIQMVFKTKKVPQVVKENSRLLHFQGRVVTAIFEHYTEELKALIQAEQPVLFEELPLTLEDVFEANLTHEEMNNSLQGEMV from the coding sequence ATGAAAATAGAAAATCTAGAAAAAACTATCGATCATCGGGTTATTTTGAAAGACATCAACTTAACATTTTACCAAGGAGAAATTACTGGTTTGATCGGACAAAATGGTTCTGGTAAAACCACTTTTTTCAGAACACTATCAGGTCACTATGAGTTGGATACTGGGAAAATTATGATTGATCAAGAAGATATTCAGAAAAATAAATTACTCAAACAAAAAATCTTTTATATTGATGAACAATACAATTTCCTCTCTGGTTACACCTTAAATAAATTGCTTGTTTTCTACCAAAATGCTTATGCCAGTTTTAACAAAGAAAAGTATTTGACCTTAACAAAGAAAAATAATCTGAATCCTAATTTAAAATATCGTTCGATGTCTAAAGGTATGCAAGGACTTTACAAAATGATTTTGGCTATTTGTTCTAATGCAGAGTATCTTTTATTAGATGAACCTCTTGATGGCTTGGATTTTATTGTCAAAAAAAATGTTTTAGGCCTTCTTTTAGATGCTGTTAGCGAAAATAGTCGATCGATCATCATTTCTTCTCATAATTTAAATGAGCTGGAAAGTATCATTGATCGTGCACTTATTTTGAAGAGTAATCAAATTCAGCTTGATTATCATCTAGAGACATTGAGAGAACATGCTCGTAAAATCCAGATGGTTTTCAAAACAAAAAAGGTTCCTCAAGTAGTTAAAGAAAACAGCCGTTTGTTGCATTTTCAAGGGCGTGTTGTTACAGCGATCTTTGAACACTATACTGAGGAATTAAAAGCCTTGATTCAAGCAGAGCAACCTGTTTTATTCGAGGAGCTACCTTTAACCTTGGAAGATGTCTTTGAAGCGAACCTTACTCATGAGGAAATGAATAACTCATTACAAGGAGAAATGGTATGA
- a CDS encoding GntR family transcriptional regulator, translated as MVSIDKTSSKPYYEQLILGVKEDILSGSLQSGDRLPSVREMARLLMMNPNTVSKAYKVLEAQEVIITVKGKGTYVKKIDTELRDDYQIQKIKKKLNELIIEAHYLNVSKKEINQWLDESYQHLKGE; from the coding sequence ATGGTTTCTATTGATAAAACAAGTAGCAAACCCTATTATGAACAACTTATTTTAGGAGTTAAAGAAGATATCCTAAGCGGATCACTTCAATCTGGAGACCGTCTCCCTTCTGTTAGAGAAATGGCTCGCCTGCTTATGATGAATCCTAATACAGTCAGTAAAGCGTATAAAGTATTAGAAGCCCAAGAAGTCATCATCACAGTGAAAGGTAAAGGTACTTATGTTAAAAAGATTGATACTGAACTTCGAGATGATTATCAGATACAAAAAATCAAAAAAAAGCTGAATGAGCTCATTATTGAAGCCCATTATTTAAATGTTTCTAAAAAGGAAATAAATCAATGGTTGGACGAAAGCTATCAACACTTGAAGGGAGAATAG
- a CDS encoding DNA-3-methyladenine glycosylase I — translation MKQRCSWAEGNEKMKHYHDTIWGVPLYEDQRLFRKLILDINQAGLSWQTILNKENSFDAAFDGFDLKKVANYDEKKIEELMGNPGIIRNRRKIEATIHNAQKVIEIQNEFGSFSDYLWNFNDHNVLIHSYQTQEEIPTTNDLSDRITKDLKKRGVKFVGSTIIYAFLEAVGIINDHVETCFRYEELTQK, via the coding sequence GTGAAACAGCGATGTTCTTGGGCAGAAGGAAATGAAAAAATGAAGCACTATCATGATACGATTTGGGGTGTTCCGTTATATGAGGATCAACGATTATTTAGAAAATTGATATTAGATATCAATCAAGCGGGGCTAAGTTGGCAAACTATTTTGAACAAAGAAAATTCTTTCGATGCGGCTTTTGATGGATTTGATCTAAAAAAAGTGGCAAATTATGATGAGAAAAAGATTGAGGAACTCATGGGAAATCCTGGGATTATCCGGAATCGTAGAAAAATTGAAGCGACAATTCATAATGCCCAAAAAGTTATTGAGATTCAAAACGAATTCGGTTCTTTTTCTGACTATTTATGGAATTTTAATGATCACAATGTGCTGATCCATTCCTATCAAACTCAAGAGGAGATTCCAACAACGAATGACCTGTCGGATAGAATAACAAAAGACTTGAAAAAAAGAGGGGTTAAGTTTGTCGGCAGCACGATTATTTATGCATTTTTGGAAGCAGTAGGAATCATTAATGATCATGTGGAAACTTGTTTTCGTTATGAAGAATTAACGCAAAAATAG
- a CDS encoding NADPH-dependent FMN reductase gives MKKKIGFFVGSLRKDSYSKAVAVALSSLFPEEYEPIFIDLHDLTMYNQDLDDNGTPPAAWTKFRDEVKQLTGLVFVTPEYNRSVPAVLKNALDVGSRPYGQNIWDGKPGLVVSVSPGALSAFGANHHLRQSLVFLNVPTLQQPEAYIGNVVNLINEDGTIAENTMNFFKTIVDAYLVFLDKNS, from the coding sequence ATGAAGAAAAAAATTGGATTTTTTGTCGGAAGCTTAAGAAAAGATTCTTATAGTAAAGCTGTAGCAGTTGCTCTTTCTAGTTTATTTCCAGAAGAATATGAACCTATCTTTATCGATTTACATGACTTAACAATGTACAATCAAGATTTGGATGATAACGGAACACCGCCTGCTGCCTGGACAAAATTTAGAGATGAAGTAAAACAATTAACAGGTCTGGTTTTTGTCACGCCTGAATATAATCGCTCGGTTCCTGCTGTTTTAAAAAATGCTTTAGATGTCGGTTCAAGACCCTATGGGCAAAACATTTGGGATGGCAAGCCAGGTTTAGTTGTCAGCGTATCTCCTGGCGCTTTGAGTGCATTTGGTGCAAATCATCACCTACGTCAATCACTCGTTTTTCTGAATGTCCCAACACTCCAACAACCTGAAGCGTACATCGGCAACGTTGTCAACTTGATCAACGAAGATGGAACGATTGCTGAAAATACGATGAACTTTTTCAAAACGATTGTTGATGCCTACTTAGTTTTTTTAGATAAGAATAGCTGA
- the rpsP gene encoding 30S ribosomal protein S16: MSVKIRLKRMGSKKSPFYRIVVADSRSPRDGRFIETVGTYNPLKDPAEVVLKEDLVLDWLSKGAQPSDTVRNILSKEGVMKKHHEAKLEKK; encoded by the coding sequence ATGTCAGTAAAAATTCGTTTAAAACGCATGGGTTCTAAAAAGAGTCCTTTTTACCGTATTGTAGTCGCAGATTCTCGTTCTCCTCGTGATGGACGTTTCATCGAAACTGTTGGAACTTACAATCCTTTAAAAGATCCTGCAGAAGTAGTTTTAAAAGAAGATTTAGTTTTAGACTGGTTGTCTAAAGGCGCTCAGCCTTCAGATACAGTTCGTAACATCCTTTCAAAAGAAGGCGTTATGAAAAAACACCACGAAGCTAAACTTGAAAAGAAATAA
- a CDS encoding KH domain-containing protein, whose amino-acid sequence MADVKELVLTIVRPLVSQPEMVKLEVEESDVFLEYNLTVSPEDIGRIIGKQGRVAKAIRTIVYSVRVDGPKKVRLNIVDGK is encoded by the coding sequence ATGGCAGATGTGAAAGAGTTAGTCTTAACTATCGTTCGTCCATTAGTCAGTCAACCTGAGATGGTTAAGTTAGAAGTAGAAGAATCTGATGTTTTTCTAGAGTACAATTTGACTGTATCACCTGAAGATATTGGTCGTATCATTGGTAAACAAGGTCGTGTTGCGAAAGCAATTCGAACAATTGTTTACAGTGTGCGTGTGGATGGACCTAAAAAAGTTCGTTTAAATATCGTAGATGGTAAATAG
- a CDS encoding DUF1576 domain-containing protein, producing the protein MAKNNSQTLFLHTDKKQSNMAEKNRSYYFLIGYCLILIMIGFLSEPVTTLWAGMTRILTSPSNLLTDYIELGTFGSAFVNSGLLTLISVLLAKKEKIPINGPMIAALFTVSGCSFFGKNLYNSIPIIIGGLCYAKIVKKPFSQFIVVSLFGSALSPIISYLTFGISLPLVQSIPLGCFVGVFIGLILPPLASHVLTFHQGFSLYNVGFTSGLIAMMFTGILRMFGWKIEGKNLVSTAFHTKLLFFLLFLFLLMFFVGFVVNHFSLKGMKEISKTSGKLITDFISIAGIGATMMNMALMGLLLVGYTQLSHSTLNGPIVGAILSAVGFSAFGNHILNSLPLLVSVFFTAQFSSVFAVDQTTVVLAGIFATGLAPIAGFYGIIFGLIAGFLHMSLVTNVSYLHGGLNLYNNGFSTGFVAAVMVPLLDNILQIRKVKQHARKRQS; encoded by the coding sequence ATGGCTAAAAATAACAGCCAAACACTTTTTTTACATACTGATAAAAAACAATCGAATATGGCTGAAAAAAATAGAAGCTATTATTTTTTGATTGGCTATTGCTTGATTCTGATCATGATCGGTTTTTTAAGTGAGCCTGTGACTACTTTATGGGCTGGTATGACACGTATTTTAACCTCCCCTAGTAATCTACTGACTGATTATATTGAACTTGGCACCTTTGGTAGTGCCTTTGTAAATAGCGGTCTACTCACTCTAATTAGCGTTCTTCTGGCTAAAAAAGAAAAAATTCCAATCAACGGGCCGATGATTGCTGCATTATTTACGGTATCTGGTTGTTCTTTTTTTGGAAAAAATCTGTATAATTCGATTCCAATTATTATTGGTGGACTTTGCTATGCCAAAATCGTGAAAAAACCTTTTTCTCAATTTATTGTGGTTAGTTTGTTTGGCAGTGCTCTTTCTCCGATTATCAGTTATTTAACATTTGGAATCTCTTTGCCATTGGTACAATCGATTCCTTTAGGATGCTTCGTAGGCGTTTTTATTGGATTGATTTTACCTCCTTTAGCTTCTCACGTTCTTACCTTTCATCAAGGGTTCTCCTTATATAATGTTGGTTTTACATCCGGCCTTATTGCGATGATGTTTACTGGTATCTTACGGATGTTTGGTTGGAAAATCGAAGGAAAAAATTTGGTTTCAACTGCCTTTCATACCAAACTTCTTTTTTTCTTACTTTTTTTATTTCTATTGATGTTTTTTGTTGGATTTGTTGTCAATCATTTTTCATTAAAGGGCATGAAGGAGATCAGTAAAACCTCTGGTAAATTGATTACTGATTTTATTTCTATTGCAGGAATCGGAGCAACTATGATGAATATGGCCTTGATGGGGTTGTTGCTCGTTGGGTATACTCAACTTAGCCATTCTACCCTTAACGGTCCAATTGTTGGGGCAATTTTATCAGCAGTTGGTTTTAGTGCTTTTGGTAATCATATTCTCAACAGCTTACCATTGTTAGTCAGCGTCTTTTTCACAGCACAATTCTCTTCTGTTTTTGCAGTCGATCAAACCACTGTGGTTCTTGCTGGGATCTTCGCTACAGGGTTGGCTCCAATTGCTGGATTTTATGGTATTATCTTTGGCTTGATTGCTGGATTTTTACATATGTCATTAGTTACAAATGTCAGCTATCTACATGGTGGCTTAAATCTTTATAATAATGGATTTTCTACTGGTTTTGTAGCAGCGGTCATGGTACCATTACTTGATAATATTTTACAGATTAGAAAGGTGAAACAACATGCAAGAAAGAGACAAAGCTAG
- a CDS encoding TetR/AcrR family transcriptional regulator: MVRKKVYKKQHILVAAEDLLIEKGFSAITARSVAEYMGISTQPIYLEFKNMEELKLTLLKTVYEGLERDFFSTVRTSNTLANFGVNQIEFAKAKSKLYIALFVEQHSYGKELHQLSFNSFKKTIQSEVKYTNVSQEQLENIHLKLWIVASGMATLSISGILNKTEEQLIDVFTSIKLKSDATWI; encoded by the coding sequence TTGGTTAGAAAAAAAGTATATAAAAAACAACATATTTTAGTAGCTGCCGAAGATTTGTTGATAGAAAAAGGTTTTTCTGCTATCACAGCAAGAAGTGTTGCCGAGTATATGGGGATTTCAACGCAACCAATCTATTTGGAATTTAAGAACATGGAAGAACTGAAGCTGACGTTGTTAAAAACAGTGTATGAAGGTTTGGAAAGGGATTTTTTTTCTACGGTACGTACGTCAAACACTCTAGCAAATTTCGGTGTCAATCAGATTGAATTTGCCAAAGCAAAGAGCAAACTGTACATAGCACTATTTGTAGAGCAACATTCATATGGCAAAGAATTACACCAACTATCTTTTAATTCGTTCAAGAAAACGATCCAAAGCGAAGTAAAGTATACTAATGTATCACAAGAGCAGCTGGAAAATATTCATTTGAAATTATGGATAGTTGCTAGTGGAATGGCAACGTTAAGTATTTCTGGAATACTCAATAAAACAGAAGAACAACTCATAGACGTATTTACATCCATCAAATTAAAGAGTGATGCAACCTGGATCTAA
- a CDS encoding YxeA family protein, whose amino-acid sequence MKIIKTIVVLALLGGVALFGAKLYTQNQSDELSGTIDQLNPLVTKGEVYVKTKKADSINSYGITTYKQQAVDKDGKKKELTFTADHELVTDRYLKIYNKGAHVETYEEVSEEAIPEKALQQLK is encoded by the coding sequence GTGAAAATAATCAAAACAATCGTTGTACTTGCTTTACTAGGAGGAGTTGCTCTTTTTGGGGCTAAACTATATACGCAAAATCAATCGGACGAACTTTCTGGTACAATCGACCAATTAAACCCGCTCGTTACCAAAGGTGAAGTCTATGTTAAAACAAAAAAAGCCGATAGTATCAATAGCTACGGCATTACAACATATAAGCAACAAGCTGTAGATAAGGATGGTAAGAAAAAAGAACTAACGTTTACAGCAGATCACGAGTTGGTTACAGATCGCTACCTAAAAATATACAATAAAGGTGCACATGTTGAAACCTATGAAGAAGTTTCAGAAGAGGCTATACCAGAAAAGGCTCTACAACAACTGAAATAA